The Candidatus Accumulibacter similis genome has a segment encoding these proteins:
- a CDS encoding cytochrome c, which yields MHDNQTQPVENPWRRRFIILFVVTVIIPLLVALWLLRRFGDDVPVDHESVVEHFKYGSTGGEHEMGFPYWIWRALPEICPQYLPGRGYQSLGMVFEKNADGSERDVPVGTSRRRYQGIDRVFVNCAVCHTSTVRTAADEPPQIILGMPAATFNMKGFEEFFFRCAADPRFAKEYILPEIERQGGQLDLLDRMLVYPVAIAIMRDRVLALAGRFDWVFRQHEWGPGRVDTFNSAKVIFNFPMAHLDPRELDAPADFPSIWRQRQRKQPREMQLHWDGNNTTVEERNKSAAFGTGTTPPTIDLARIRRVEDWLLDATPPAFDGFFAIDRQLAARGAPLYQQYCSACHGASGSDFSGEHVGKVVPVAEIGTDRRRLDSYTYTLAVNQATLYAGYPWRFTHFQKTHGYANMPLDGLWLRAPYLHNGSVPSLRDLLEPAAKRPPVFYRGNDLYDPVRVGFVSDRSEVDGRSLFRFDTRLPGNANTGHEGRAYGTELSAADKAALVEFLKTF from the coding sequence ATGCATGACAACCAGACACAGCCGGTGGAGAACCCCTGGAGGAGGCGCTTCATCATCCTCTTCGTCGTCACCGTGATCATTCCGCTGCTCGTCGCGCTGTGGCTGTTGCGGCGCTTCGGCGACGACGTGCCGGTGGATCATGAAAGCGTCGTCGAGCACTTCAAGTACGGTTCGACCGGCGGCGAGCACGAGATGGGCTTCCCCTACTGGATCTGGCGCGCGCTGCCCGAGATCTGTCCGCAGTACCTGCCGGGCCGGGGCTACCAGTCGCTCGGCATGGTCTTCGAGAAGAATGCCGACGGCAGCGAGCGCGACGTTCCGGTCGGCACCTCGCGCCGCCGCTACCAGGGGATCGACCGCGTCTTCGTCAATTGCGCCGTCTGCCATACGAGCACCGTGCGCACCGCTGCCGATGAGCCGCCGCAGATCATTCTCGGCATGCCGGCGGCCACCTTCAACATGAAGGGTTTCGAGGAGTTCTTCTTCCGCTGCGCCGCCGACCCCAGGTTCGCCAAGGAATACATCCTGCCCGAAATCGAGCGCCAGGGTGGCCAGCTCGATCTCCTCGACCGGATGCTCGTCTATCCGGTGGCGATCGCCATCATGCGCGACCGGGTGCTGGCGCTTGCCGGACGATTCGACTGGGTCTTCAGGCAGCACGAATGGGGCCCGGGGCGCGTCGACACCTTCAACTCGGCGAAGGTCATCTTCAATTTCCCGATGGCGCACCTCGACCCGCGGGAGCTCGACGCGCCGGCGGACTTCCCGTCGATCTGGCGGCAGCGCCAGCGCAAGCAGCCGCGCGAGATGCAACTGCACTGGGACGGCAACAACACCACCGTCGAGGAGCGCAACAAGAGCGCTGCCTTCGGCACCGGGACGACGCCGCCGACGATCGACCTGGCGCGCATCCGGCGCGTCGAGGACTGGCTCCTGGACGCCACGCCGCCAGCCTTCGACGGCTTCTTCGCCATCGACCGTCAACTCGCGGCGCGTGGCGCGCCGCTCTACCAGCAGTACTGCTCCGCCTGTCACGGTGCCTCAGGCAGCGATTTCAGCGGCGAGCATGTCGGCAAGGTGGTGCCGGTGGCCGAGATCGGCACCGACCGCCGACGCCTCGATTCGTACACCTACACCCTGGCGGTAAACCAGGCGACGCTCTACGCCGGCTATCCGTGGCGCTTCACGCACTTCCAGAAGACGCACGGCTACGCCAACATGCCGCTCGACGGTCTCTGGCTGCGGGCGCCGTACCTGCACAACGGATCGGTCCCCAGCCTGCGCGACCTGCTCGAGCCGGCGGCGAAGCGGCCGCCGGTCTTCTACCGCGGCAACGACCTCTACGACCCGGTGCGGGTCGGCTTCGTTTCCGACCGGTCGGAGGTCGACGGCCGGTCGTTGTTCCGCTTCGACACGCGGCTGCCGGGCAACGCCAACACCGGCCATGAAGGGCGGGCCTACGGCACCGAACTGTCGGCTGCCGACAAGGCGGCGCTGGTCGAATTCCTGAAAACCTTCTGA
- a CDS encoding DUF3348 domain-containing protein, with protein MGTTQALPRTDFNRSRLIHLLAGLSLVEASGSRQFPAERLGQWLGVADAITLHGAQSAGSAMVPAPPALQPAAGVAAADNYARVRAALVDLITASCSPVGSRGSRIRLPSPKPGVEPEIAAAYGPYRRFHLALQTEMEAGVRALRGSLRRALAPASARLRRLAILDEALDRVLAARERQLLATTLPALLEKRFGQLLAAHRQRLNDDEQADDPGLWMQPGGWLATFRDELQSVLIAELDLRLQPALGLVEAWHDEAGRR; from the coding sequence ATCGGTACGACGCAAGCCTTGCCGCGGACAGATTTCAACCGTTCGCGGCTGATCCATCTGCTCGCTGGACTGTCGCTCGTCGAAGCAAGCGGGTCGAGGCAGTTTCCTGCCGAGAGACTCGGTCAGTGGCTGGGCGTTGCCGACGCGATCACGCTCCATGGCGCGCAGAGCGCAGGGTCGGCGATGGTGCCGGCGCCACCGGCGCTGCAGCCCGCCGCCGGAGTCGCCGCCGCCGACAACTATGCGCGCGTGCGCGCCGCGCTGGTTGACCTGATCACCGCGAGTTGTTCGCCTGTCGGCAGCAGGGGCAGCCGCATCCGGCTGCCATCGCCGAAACCCGGCGTCGAGCCGGAAATCGCCGCTGCCTACGGACCGTATCGTCGCTTTCACCTGGCCCTGCAGACCGAGATGGAAGCTGGGGTGCGAGCGTTGCGCGGCAGCCTTCGACGCGCGCTGGCGCCGGCCTCGGCAAGACTGCGGCGGCTCGCGATCCTGGACGAGGCGCTCGACCGAGTCCTCGCCGCCCGCGAGCGCCAATTGCTGGCGACGACGCTGCCGGCGCTGCTCGAGAAGCGATTCGGGCAATTGCTGGCGGCGCATCGGCAGAGACTGAACGACGACGAGCAGGCCGATGATCCGGGCCTGTGGATGCAGCCCGGCGGCTGGCTGGCGACCTTTCGCGACGAACTGCAGTCGGTGCTGATCGCCGAGCTGGATCTGCGCCTGCAGCCGGCGCTCGGGCTCGTTGAAGCATGGCACGACGAGGCGGGCCGGCGTTGA
- a CDS encoding DUF802 domain-containing protein, producing the protein MNRSICALAFLSGAAVVAWVGAGFVAANPLALLMTLVIAVVYLLGALELLDFRRATASLAQALAAIPEQLASLADWLGRLHPSLQNPVRLRIEGERIGLPGPALTPYLVGLLVMLGMLGTFLGMVVTLDGVVAALHGTTDLQAMRAELATPIRGLGLAFGTSVAGVAASAMLGLISALSRRDRALAAQLLDARIATGPLHAFSFSQQRQEGFRALQLQAQAMPAVVDRLQALMEQMERRQTQLGESLVAGQERFHGEVQAAYDGLARSVAAALDDSLRASARVAGENIRPAVEGAMAAIARETRLAHERVIESTGIQLGGLAARFGETAQSVAQTWTEVLETQRGTSDRLLAGIEHSLAAFDARLEQRSQALLAAVGETLSTSLANQAAAERQRFAAWTGSLADLAAAARSDWQAAEAQMLARQQQLCATLEKTAQAVSEQAQAHAARTLEETARLLTCAEDLVRSRIAGEADWIAGHGERMDQMAGLWRSELGALRDAEARRGDAAVERLGELQAALALHLQTLGAALEEPLQRLIASASEAPRAAAELIAQLRQEMSSSLERDNRLLDERARTMQTLDSLLAAIDRAASEQRTTIDSLVTSSAALLGTAGSRFADEVDAGSARLAEVAAQLGGSAAEVASLGEAFALAVQSFAAGNEKLIASLQRIEVALDQSTARSDEQLAYYVAQARELIDLSLMAQEKVVAELRQLGDKAPSHGERPD; encoded by the coding sequence ATCAACAGAAGCATCTGCGCTCTCGCCTTCCTGTCGGGCGCCGCGGTCGTCGCCTGGGTCGGTGCCGGTTTCGTCGCGGCGAATCCGCTGGCGTTGCTGATGACGCTGGTCATCGCCGTCGTCTACCTCCTCGGCGCGCTCGAGCTTCTCGACTTTCGTCGCGCCACCGCGTCGCTGGCGCAGGCGCTGGCGGCGATTCCCGAGCAGCTTGCGAGTCTCGCCGACTGGCTTGGCCGGCTGCATCCATCGCTGCAGAACCCGGTTCGCCTGCGCATCGAGGGCGAGCGGATCGGCTTGCCCGGTCCGGCGCTGACCCCGTACTTGGTTGGGCTGCTGGTGATGCTCGGGATGCTCGGCACCTTCCTTGGCATGGTGGTCACCCTCGACGGAGTGGTCGCGGCGCTGCACGGGACCACCGACCTGCAGGCCATGCGCGCCGAGCTGGCGACGCCGATCAGGGGCCTGGGGCTGGCTTTCGGCACCTCGGTGGCGGGTGTTGCGGCGTCGGCAATGCTCGGACTGATCTCGGCGCTGAGCCGCCGCGACAGGGCTCTGGCGGCGCAACTGCTCGATGCGCGGATCGCCACCGGCCCCCTGCACGCCTTCTCGTTCAGCCAGCAGCGCCAGGAAGGATTCCGGGCACTGCAGTTGCAGGCGCAGGCGATGCCGGCCGTGGTCGACAGGCTGCAGGCCCTGATGGAGCAGATGGAGCGCCGCCAGACGCAGTTGGGCGAGAGCCTCGTCGCCGGCCAGGAGCGCTTCCACGGCGAGGTCCAGGCTGCCTATGACGGCCTCGCCCGCTCGGTCGCCGCAGCACTCGACGACAGCCTGCGCGCGAGCGCCCGTGTCGCCGGCGAGAACATCAGGCCGGCGGTCGAAGGTGCGATGGCGGCGATTGCCCGTGAAACGAGGTTGGCGCACGAAAGGGTGATCGAGTCGACAGGGATACAGCTCGGCGGGCTGGCTGCGCGCTTTGGCGAGACCGCGCAGAGTGTCGCGCAGACGTGGACCGAGGTGCTGGAAACGCAGCGCGGCACCAGTGATCGCCTGCTGGCCGGCATCGAGCACTCGCTGGCGGCATTCGACGCGCGCCTCGAGCAGCGTTCGCAGGCGCTGCTGGCAGCGGTCGGCGAGACCTTGTCCACCTCGCTGGCGAACCAGGCCGCCGCCGAGAGACAACGCTTCGCAGCGTGGACCGGATCGCTGGCAGATCTGGCGGCGGCGGCGCGCAGTGACTGGCAGGCGGCGGAAGCGCAGATGCTGGCCCGGCAGCAGCAACTCTGCGCGACGCTCGAGAAGACCGCGCAGGCGGTCAGCGAGCAGGCGCAGGCCCATGCCGCCCGGACGCTGGAGGAGACGGCGCGGCTCCTCACCTGCGCCGAAGACCTCGTCCGCTCGCGCATCGCTGGCGAAGCCGACTGGATCGCTGGCCACGGCGAGCGCATGGACCAGATGGCGGGGCTCTGGCGTAGCGAACTTGGGGCCCTGCGCGATGCCGAGGCCCGCCGCGGCGACGCCGCGGTCGAACGGCTGGGCGAACTGCAGGCGGCACTGGCGTTGCACCTGCAGACGCTTGGTGCGGCGCTCGAAGAGCCGCTGCAACGTCTGATCGCCAGCGCGTCGGAGGCGCCGCGTGCCGCTGCCGAACTCATCGCGCAGTTGCGCCAGGAGATGAGCAGCAGCCTGGAACGGGACAACAGGCTTCTCGACGAGCGCGCCCGCACCATGCAGACGCTCGATTCGCTGCTGGCGGCGATCGACCGTGCGGCGAGCGAACAGCGGACGACGATCGACTCGCTGGTCACTTCGTCGGCGGCGCTGCTCGGCACCGCCGGCAGCCGCTTCGCCGACGAGGTCGACGCGGGATCGGCGCGGCTTGCCGAAGTCGCCGCGCAACTCGGCGGCAGCGCCGCCGAAGTCGCCAGCCTCGGCGAAGCCTTCGCTCTCGCAGTCCAGTCGTTCGCCGCCGGCAACGAGAAGCTGATCGCCAGCCTGCAGCGGATCGAGGTGGCGCTCGACCAATCGACGGCGAGGAGCGACGAGCAACTCGCGTACTACGTTGCGCAGGCGCGCGAACTCATCGATCTCTCGCTCATGGCGCAGGAGAAGGTCGTCGCCGAGTTGCGCCAGCTTGGCGACAAGGCGCCATCGCACGGCGAGCGGCCCGACTGA
- a CDS encoding OmpA family protein yields MDDSDAGVEQIAPVWTVFGDLMSGLLGAFVLILIGVLGVQLELATHLESEVQKRKQEEQRRMALEKALAIPITAGRVSLNDGRIGISGSVLFLFNSAQLQPEGRLLLKSLVAPLRVYLGERNELLMVSGFTDDVPIHQGSTRFADNWELSAQRALTVTRALIDEGMPSSLVFAAAFGAEQPVASNADDRGRSRNRRVEMAPVPRSANPGKPADG; encoded by the coding sequence ATGGACGACAGCGACGCCGGCGTCGAGCAGATCGCTCCCGTATGGACCGTCTTCGGCGACCTGATGTCCGGGCTGCTGGGCGCTTTCGTGCTGATCCTGATCGGCGTCCTCGGCGTCCAGCTCGAACTGGCGACCCACCTCGAGAGTGAGGTGCAGAAGCGCAAGCAGGAGGAGCAGCGCCGCATGGCGCTGGAGAAGGCACTGGCGATCCCGATCACGGCCGGTCGGGTGAGCCTCAACGACGGCCGCATCGGCATCAGCGGCAGCGTCCTCTTCCTCTTCAACTCGGCGCAGTTGCAGCCCGAGGGCCGACTGCTGCTGAAGAGCCTGGTCGCGCCGCTGCGCGTCTACCTCGGCGAGCGCAACGAACTGCTGATGGTCAGCGGTTTCACCGACGATGTGCCGATCCATCAGGGCAGCACCCGCTTCGCCGACAACTGGGAACTGTCGGCGCAGCGGGCACTGACCGTCACCCGCGCACTGATCGACGAAGGGATGCCGTCGTCGCTGGTCTTCGCGGCGGCTTTCGGCGCCGAGCAGCCGGTGGCTTCCAACGCCGACGACCGTGGGCGGTCGCGCAACCGGCGAGTCGAGATGGCGCCGGTGCCGCGCTCCGCCAACCCGGGAAAACCGGCCGATGGCTGA
- a CDS encoding DUF2894 domain-containing protein translates to MAEPGQGEIGHTGASRADDREAEIAALRSSGAGRIDPLRFHFIEALARRLRTHEGEVRRILEGRLGEALAACSGRVRRTRDEAGQTIERAVRRHPDAADELQRLFVAADFAGVARRVAGLEGDERRSPLAELARCGARPSAQEDAAGPNGEDGAPGELKSLRLFRSTWAQRSAERQAVQAIARAPANAGPLNSHMLVLSALSSMRDLSPGYLKRFVSHADTLLRLDEGSRKGRRGAGTTPLTTGAKRK, encoded by the coding sequence ATGGCTGAGCCGGGGCAGGGTGAGATCGGGCACACGGGCGCCAGTCGGGCAGACGATCGCGAAGCGGAAATCGCGGCCTTGCGCAGCAGCGGCGCCGGGCGAATCGATCCGCTGCGTTTCCATTTCATCGAGGCGCTGGCGCGGCGGCTGCGCACGCACGAAGGCGAGGTCAGGCGAATTCTCGAAGGCCGGCTGGGCGAGGCGCTGGCGGCCTGCAGCGGGCGCGTTCGACGCACGCGCGACGAGGCCGGGCAGACGATCGAGCGCGCCGTCCGGCGGCATCCCGACGCTGCCGATGAGCTGCAACGACTGTTCGTGGCGGCGGATTTCGCCGGCGTCGCACGTCGCGTCGCCGGGCTCGAAGGCGACGAGCGTCGTTCGCCGCTGGCCGAGCTGGCGCGTTGCGGCGCGCGACCATCGGCGCAGGAGGATGCCGCGGGCCCGAACGGCGAGGACGGAGCGCCTGGCGAGCTGAAAAGCCTGCGTCTGTTCCGCAGCACCTGGGCGCAGCGCAGCGCCGAGCGGCAGGCGGTGCAAGCCATCGCTCGGGCCCCCGCGAACGCCGGGCCGCTCAATTCGCACATGCTCGTGCTCAGCGCGCTGTCGTCGATGCGCGACCTGTCGCCCGGCTACCTCAAGCGTTTCGTGTCCCATGCCGACACCCTGCTGCGGCTCGACGAGGGCAGCCGGAAAGGCAGGCGCGGGGCGGGAACGACGCCGTTGACGACAGGCGCGAAGAGGAAATGA
- a CDS encoding tetratricopeptide repeat protein — translation MSPALALDAPTERVAVTLLRHLEWQHDGFSLVFVFADVGPSLQLADWLDQRLAMQGRALRRHEAKDSFVHDPEAAVDALVGRLAELSAQPGGVWYAIQRHPGDAQWNRARTLFLARLNERRFLLERDLKRPLVLVLPAHFRAETRAMAPDIWHKRDLSEELRWLRDAVPTSVPVTVEPLATRVAADGSLPAFAEWQRMASASAAEQAFLPTAWSASNELLAAGRPGDAEHVARGALSLARRRAQARPDGSSDRDLSVSLSNLGRVAEAQGDWTQADAVYRESLALSRQLVERLGGTPESLRDLSVSLDNLGSVAQAQGDWTQADAVYRESLALSRQLVERLGGTPESLRDLSVSLDNLGRVAQAQGDWTQADAVYRESLALRRQLVERLGGTPESLRDLSVSLNNLGRVAQAQGDWTQADALYRESLALRRQLVERLGGTPESLRDLSISLDNLGRVAQAQGDWTQADALYRESLALSRQLVERLGGTPESLRDLSVSLNNLGRVAQAQGDWTQADALYRESLALSRQLVERLGGTPESLRDLSVSLNNLGSVAQAQGDWTQADAVYRESLALRRQLVERLGGTPESLRDLSVSLDNLGRVAQAQGDWTQADALYRESLALSRQLVERLGGTPESLRDLSVSLNNLGRVAQAQGDWTQADALYRESLALSRQLVERLGGTPESLRDLSVSLNNLGSVAQAQGDWTQADAVYRESLALRRQLVERLGGTPESLRDLSVSLDNLGRVAQAQGDWTQADALYRESLALRRQLVERLGGTPESLRDLSISLDNLGRVAQAQGDWTQADALYRESLALSRQLVERLGGTPESLDDLAVSLLNASAIPPGDAAARAEAVDIYRRLCTRFPDTVRYAQRLQALSGENGAPLGSGTMPTS, via the coding sequence ATGTCGCCCGCACTGGCGCTTGACGCGCCGACCGAACGCGTTGCCGTCACTCTGCTGCGTCACCTCGAGTGGCAGCACGATGGCTTCTCGCTGGTGTTCGTGTTCGCCGACGTCGGTCCCTCGCTGCAACTCGCCGACTGGCTGGATCAGCGTCTGGCGATGCAGGGCCGGGCGCTGCGTCGGCACGAAGCGAAGGACAGCTTCGTGCATGACCCGGAGGCGGCGGTCGACGCGCTGGTCGGCCGTCTTGCCGAACTCTCGGCGCAGCCGGGCGGTGTGTGGTATGCGATTCAGCGCCATCCCGGCGACGCGCAGTGGAACCGCGCCCGCACGCTGTTCCTGGCGCGCCTCAACGAACGCCGCTTCCTCCTCGAGCGCGACCTGAAGCGGCCGCTGGTACTGGTCCTGCCGGCGCATTTCCGTGCCGAGACGCGCGCCATGGCCCCGGACATCTGGCACAAGCGGGACCTCAGCGAGGAGTTGCGCTGGCTGCGCGACGCCGTGCCGACGTCTGTACCGGTTACCGTGGAGCCGTTGGCAACGCGTGTGGCAGCGGACGGTTCCCTGCCGGCATTTGCCGAATGGCAACGGATGGCGTCAGCATCGGCGGCCGAGCAGGCCTTCCTGCCGACGGCCTGGTCAGCCAGCAACGAACTGCTCGCCGCCGGACGGCCCGGCGACGCCGAGCACGTTGCCCGCGGCGCACTGTCGCTGGCCAGGCGCCGTGCCCAGGCGAGACCCGATGGGTCGAGCGACCGCGACCTGTCGGTGTCGCTCAGCAACCTCGGCCGCGTGGCAGAGGCGCAGGGCGACTGGACGCAGGCCGACGCGGTGTACCGCGAAAGCCTGGCGCTCAGTCGCCAGCTCGTCGAGCGGCTGGGCGGCACGCCGGAGTCGCTGCGCGACCTGTCGGTGTCGCTCGACAACCTCGGCAGCGTCGCACAGGCGCAGGGCGACTGGACGCAGGCCGACGCGGTGTACCGCGAAAGCCTGGCGCTCAGTCGCCAGCTCGTCGAGCGGCTGGGCGGCACGCCGGAGTCGCTGCGCGACCTGTCGGTGTCGCTCGACAACCTCGGCCGCGTGGCACAGGCGCAGGGCGACTGGACGCAGGCCGACGCGGTGTACCGCGAAAGCCTGGCGCTCAGACGCCAGCTCGTCGAGCGGCTGGGCGGCACGCCCGAGTCGCTGCGCGACCTGTCGGTGTCGCTCAACAACCTCGGCCGCGTGGCACAGGCGCAGGGCGACTGGACGCAGGCCGACGCGCTGTACCGCGAAAGCCTGGCGCTCAGACGCCAGCTCGTCGAGCGGCTGGGCGGCACGCCCGAGTCGCTGCGCGACCTGTCAATCTCGCTCGACAACCTCGGCCGCGTCGCACAGGCGCAGGGCGACTGGACGCAGGCCGACGCGCTGTACCGCGAAAGCCTGGCGCTCAGTCGCCAGCTCGTCGAGCGGCTGGGCGGCACGCCCGAGTCGCTGCGCGACCTGTCGGTGTCGCTCAACAACCTCGGCCGTGTGGCACAGGCGCAGGGCGACTGGACGCAGGCCGACGCGCTGTACCGCGAAAGCCTGGCGCTCAGTCGCCAGCTCGTCGAGCGGCTGGGCGGCACGCCCGAGTCGCTGCGCGACCTGTCGGTGTCGCTCAACAACCTCGGCAGCGTCGCACAGGCGCAGGGCGACTGGACGCAGGCCGACGCGGTATACCGCGAAAGCCTGGCGCTCAGACGCCAGCTCGTCGAGCGGCTGGGCGGCACGCCCGAGTCGCTGCGCGACCTGTCGGTGTCGCTCGACAACCTCGGCCGCGTCGCACAGGCGCAGGGCGACTGGACGCAGGCCGACGCGCTGTACCGCGAAAGCCTGGCGCTCAGTCGCCAGCTCGTCGAGCGGCTGGGCGGCACGCCCGAGTCGCTGCGCGACCTGTCGGTGTCGCTCAACAACCTCGGCCGTGTGGCACAGGCGCAGGGCGACTGGACGCAGGCCGACGCGCTGTACCGCGAAAGCCTGGCGCTCAGTCGCCAGCTCGTCGAGCGGCTGGGCGGCACGCCCGAGTCGCTGCGCGACCTGTCGGTGTCGCTCAACAACCTCGGCAGCGTCGCACAGGCGCAGGGCGACTGGACGCAGGCCGACGCGGTATACCGCGAAAGCCTGGCGCTCAGACGCCAGCTCGTCGAGCGGCTGGGCGGCACGCCCGAGTCGCTGCGCGACCTGTCGGTGTCGCTCGACAACCTCGGCCGTGTGGCACAGGCGCAGGGCGACTGGACGCAGGCCGACGCGCTGTACCGCGAAAGCCTGGCGCTCAGACGCCAGCTCGTCGAGCGGCTGGGCGGCACGCCCGAGTCGCTGCGCGACCTGTCAATCTCGCTCGACAACCTCGGCCGCGTCGCACAGGCGCAGGGCGACTGGACGCAGGCCGACGCGCTGTACCGCGAAAGCCTGGCGCTCAGTCGCCAGCTCGTCGAGCGGCTGGGCGGCACGCCCGAGTCGCTGGATGATCTGGCGGTGTCGCTGCTCAACGCCAGCGCAATTCCTCCCGGCGATGCTGCGGCGCGCGCCGAGGCGGTCGATATCTACCGTCGGCTCTGCACACGGTTTCCCGACACGGTGCGCTATGCGCAGCGCCTGCAGGCGCTGTCGGGTGAGAATGGTGCGCCCCTGGGAAGCGGGACCATGCCTACGAGTTGA
- a CDS encoding ATP-binding protein: protein MPLSAQTREQLKTLYNALADRVLEPGDPVYVAQVNCQGFSDAIEEIATEIEWQDGGGVCLFTGQRGTGKSTELKRLKKRLEDGGTVVFYADLSEFLLLTKEVEISDFLVSVAGAMSERVQAVYGASPGNRSYWDRFREFMQTKVEIREFAARLPGVDIKAALKSDPDFKHRVQEAARGHVAQLAREAHDFLAEAVLFVRERESDPARKVVLLIDSVERIRGVGSEAMAVYESVRNLFFGHAELLRVPLLHIVYTIPPYLSVLGPGAGALMGGAVPRRLVSTHVFRDRSREPDPDGLAVLRTVVERRHPDWSRLFEQKALDQLAISSGGDLREFFRLIRLCLPAVRDESQLPLSPSAVKGAENAARSEMLPIPGEHLLWLQRIARTHDTCLEKDSELPTLAHFLDNRLVLNYRNGSDWYDVHPLLRELVDAHVARTGA, encoded by the coding sequence ATGCCCCTTAGCGCCCAAACTCGCGAACAACTCAAGACGCTGTACAACGCACTTGCCGATCGTGTGCTCGAACCCGGTGATCCGGTCTATGTGGCGCAGGTGAACTGCCAGGGCTTCAGCGATGCGATCGAGGAGATCGCCACCGAGATCGAATGGCAGGACGGCGGTGGCGTGTGCCTGTTTACCGGCCAGCGCGGTACCGGCAAGAGCACCGAGCTCAAGCGCCTCAAGAAGCGCCTCGAGGATGGCGGCACGGTGGTCTTCTACGCCGACCTGTCGGAGTTCCTGTTGCTCACCAAGGAGGTCGAGATCAGCGATTTCCTGGTCTCGGTGGCAGGCGCGATGTCGGAGAGGGTGCAGGCGGTCTACGGTGCGTCGCCGGGAAATCGCAGCTACTGGGACCGCTTCCGTGAGTTCATGCAGACCAAAGTCGAGATCAGGGAATTCGCCGCCCGATTGCCCGGCGTGGACATCAAGGCAGCGCTGAAGAGCGATCCGGATTTCAAGCACCGCGTGCAGGAAGCGGCACGCGGTCATGTGGCGCAACTGGCGCGCGAAGCGCACGACTTCCTTGCCGAGGCGGTGCTTTTCGTTCGCGAGAGAGAGTCTGACCCGGCGCGCAAGGTGGTCCTGCTGATCGATTCGGTCGAGCGGATTCGCGGCGTCGGCAGCGAGGCCATGGCCGTCTACGAGAGCGTCCGCAATCTCTTCTTCGGCCACGCCGAACTCTTGCGCGTGCCCTTGCTGCACATCGTCTATACGATTCCACCTTACCTGTCGGTACTCGGCCCCGGCGCCGGGGCTCTGATGGGCGGTGCGGTGCCGCGCCGGCTGGTCAGCACGCACGTCTTCAGGGACCGCAGCCGCGAACCCGATCCCGACGGGTTGGCGGTGCTGCGCACCGTCGTCGAAAGGCGCCATCCCGATTGGTCACGGCTGTTTGAGCAGAAGGCACTAGACCAACTGGCGATCAGCTCCGGCGGTGACCTGCGCGAATTCTTCCGCCTGATCCGGCTTTGTCTGCCGGCGGTGCGCGACGAGTCGCAACTGCCGCTGTCACCCAGTGCCGTCAAAGGGGCCGAGAACGCGGCGCGCAGCGAGATGCTGCCGATCCCGGGCGAGCACCTGCTCTGGTTGCAGCGCATCGCCCGAACCCACGACACCTGTCTCGAGAAGGACAGCGAGTTGCCGACACTGGCGCACTTCCTCGACAACCGCCTGGTGCTGAACTACCGCAACGGCAGTGACTGGTACGACGTGCATCCGCTGTTGCGCGAACTGGTCGACGCCCATGTCGCCCGCACTGGCGCTTGA
- a CDS encoding GlsB/YeaQ/YmgE family stress response membrane protein: MDLIVTLIVGLVVGAIAKLLMPGRDPGGVIVTTLLGIAGAFVGNFVARGLGLHAPVGWIGSILGAMLILFVYRLLKRR, from the coding sequence ATGGACCTCATCGTTACCCTGATCGTCGGCCTCGTCGTCGGCGCCATCGCCAAGTTGCTCATGCCCGGCCGCGACCCGGGCGGAGTCATCGTCACCACGCTCCTCGGCATCGCCGGCGCCTTCGTCGGCAATTTCGTCGCTCGGGGCCTGGGACTGCACGCGCCGGTCGGCTGGATCGGCTCGATCCTCGGCGCCATGCTGATCCTCTTCGTCTACCGCCTGCTGAAGAGGCGCTGA
- a CDS encoding DUF937 domain-containing protein, translated as MGLLDGILGGVLGNSGGASPADGQAGGGSQLLTALLPVVLGMLLNRQGGAASASGGGGLGDALGGLLGGGRQGGGLGDVLGGMLGGTGGGAGAGGLGSVLGGVLAGGAGGAGGLGALLEQFQRAGLGEQASSWVSTGANLPLPPEAVGQVLGADMLAQIARQAGVSEAEAGAGLARLLPDVIDRVTPDGQVPDLDQLVASVANLTRQFGGG; from the coding sequence ATGGGATTGCTGGACGGAATACTTGGCGGCGTACTCGGGAACAGCGGCGGCGCTTCGCCGGCCGACGGCCAGGCGGGCGGGGGCAGCCAGCTGCTGACGGCGCTGTTGCCGGTGGTGCTCGGGATGCTGCTGAACAGGCAGGGCGGCGCAGCGTCGGCCAGTGGCGGCGGTGGCCTCGGTGATGCGCTCGGCGGTCTGCTCGGCGGCGGCCGCCAGGGGGGTGGTCTGGGCGACGTTCTCGGCGGCATGCTCGGCGGGACTGGAGGCGGCGCGGGTGCAGGTGGGCTGGGGTCGGTGCTCGGCGGCGTGCTCGCAGGTGGTGCAGGTGGTGCCGGTGGCCTGGGGGCGCTGCTCGAGCAGTTCCAGCGGGCGGGTCTTGGCGAGCAGGCAAGTTCGTGGGTGTCTACCGGCGCCAACCTGCCGCTGCCACCGGAGGCGGTCGGCCAGGTGCTCGGCGCAGACATGCTGGCGCAGATCGCCCGTCAGGCGGGCGTCAGCGAAGCCGAGGCCGGCGCCGGACTGGCACGACTCCTGCCGGACGTCATCGACCGCGTCACGCCGGACGGCCAGGTGCCCGATCTCGACCAACTCGTCGCCAGCGTCGCCAACCTGACGCGGCAGTTCGGCGGCGGCTGA